Proteins found in one Gemmatimonadota bacterium genomic segment:
- the rph gene encoding ribonuclease PH: MSRELRPLSVDLHAAPVAEGSCILSAGRTRVLCTASVEDGVPSWKERAGGGWVTAEYSMLPRSTHRRTSRERTGPRGRTQEIQRLIGRSLRSVMDLDALGPRTITIDCDVLQADGGTRTASITGGYLALALACRGLVGDGAVIRNPLREAVAAVSVGLIDGTHHLDLDYALDVRADVDMNVVATESGRLVEVQGTAEGLPFTRSDLDELLDLALGGIERILAFQREVLSRA; this comes from the coding sequence ATGAGCCGCGAGCTCCGGCCACTCTCGGTGGACCTGCACGCTGCGCCCGTCGCCGAGGGGTCGTGCATCCTGAGTGCGGGGCGGACCCGCGTCCTGTGCACGGCGAGCGTGGAGGACGGCGTACCGTCCTGGAAGGAGCGCGCCGGCGGAGGGTGGGTGACGGCGGAGTACTCCATGTTGCCCCGCTCGACCCACCGGCGCACGTCGCGGGAGCGGACCGGGCCCCGCGGACGCACGCAGGAGATCCAGCGTCTGATCGGTCGATCCCTGCGCTCGGTCATGGACCTGGACGCACTGGGTCCGCGCACGATCACGATCGACTGTGACGTGCTGCAGGCGGATGGGGGAACCCGCACGGCCAGCATCACCGGCGGCTACCTTGCGCTCGCATTGGCGTGTCGTGGATTGGTGGGAGACGGTGCGGTCATCCGGAATCCCCTGCGCGAGGCCGTGGCCGCGGTCAGCGTGGGGCTGATCGACGGCACGCACCACCTCGATCTCGACTACGCGCTCGACGTACGCGCGGATGTGGACATGAACGTGGTGGCGACCGAGAGCGGCCGGCTCGTGGAAGTGCAGGGGACGGCGGAGGGCCTCCCGTTCACGCGTTCCGACCTCGACGAGCTGCTGGACCTCGCGCTGGGAGGCATCGAACGGATCCTCGCCTTCCAGCGGGAGGTGCTCTCCCGCGCATGA
- a CDS encoding PorV/PorQ family protein: MSAGRALGLLGLALGSLLGLTPPSTVLAQDGAPVPEGAPFLLLPLGAQAVALGRAMTAVPGAEAVFWNPAGLATLEGSHLELFRGNNFAVEQFGAAVLGKAGGLGTVGLTYGLTDVGEGALTDETGQVLGSITVRSHVATASFATGLVSSVDAGVNVKLAHFRQSCRGQCSQAGVSSTSVAFDLGLLAHPGDAFRLGVMVAHLGPKVQFINAEQADPLPTRLRVAGAYEIIRQWEESGRFQLWMNLEMEDRWHDLGDPSLYLGSELQVGTDEALFVRAGYVFRDLDQRRGAALGLGLRYDRFNVAIARSLAAAELSPDTEPVYVTLGIAF, from the coding sequence GTGAGCGCCGGGCGTGCGCTGGGCCTGCTCGGGCTCGCCCTTGGGTCGCTCCTCGGCCTGACGCCCCCGTCCACGGTCCTGGCCCAGGATGGCGCCCCGGTCCCCGAAGGCGCCCCCTTCCTGTTGCTGCCACTCGGCGCCCAGGCGGTCGCACTGGGTCGAGCCATGACCGCAGTGCCGGGTGCGGAGGCCGTGTTCTGGAACCCGGCAGGTCTGGCGACCCTCGAGGGGAGCCACCTGGAGTTGTTTCGCGGCAACAACTTCGCGGTCGAACAGTTCGGCGCCGCGGTGCTCGGGAAGGCGGGCGGCCTGGGAACCGTCGGCCTGACCTACGGGCTCACCGACGTGGGAGAAGGCGCCCTGACCGACGAGACGGGCCAGGTGCTGGGTTCGATCACCGTCCGCAGCCATGTGGCCACGGCCTCCTTCGCCACGGGCCTGGTATCGAGCGTGGACGCCGGGGTCAACGTCAAGCTCGCGCACTTCCGTCAGAGCTGCCGCGGGCAATGTTCGCAGGCCGGGGTATCCTCGACGTCGGTGGCGTTCGATCTGGGCCTCCTGGCGCACCCGGGGGACGCATTCCGCCTCGGCGTCATGGTCGCCCACCTGGGGCCCAAGGTGCAGTTCATCAACGCCGAGCAGGCCGATCCGCTCCCGACCCGACTCCGGGTTGCGGGCGCGTATGAGATCATCCGACAATGGGAAGAGTCCGGTCGCTTCCAGCTGTGGATGAACCTCGAGATGGAGGACCGCTGGCACGACCTGGGCGATCCGTCCCTGTACCTGGGCTCCGAGCTGCAGGTCGGGACCGATGAGGCGCTCTTCGTCCGGGCAGGGTACGTCTTCCGGGACCTCGACCAACGACGGGGGGCCGCCCTGGGCCTGGGCCTGCGCTACGATCGCTTCAACGTCGCCATCGCCCGCTCTCTCGCCGCGGCCGAGCTGAGCCCCGACACCGAACCGGTCTACGTCACCCTTGGCATCGCGTTCTGA
- a CDS encoding diguanylate cyclase: MTSDRTLVFFSPSGAPLPELIAQFASERRFEIDRPGTAADVLALVNRAVPACLVLDARNGGGGESARLAAELKNDPFTSLVPIVVVYEGGARARFSEGLQAGADEVITDVEEVAENRLRLHLVLQRASRDVNVHPTTRLPGTVQIERDLGERMASGQMFAVCYADLDHFKEFNDRYGYASGDRVILLVSRILRDLVRVLAPGGFVGHIGGDDFIFNVPLEYLEPCCDDILQVFDELIPYQYTEEDRQAGYFLGKDRRGSIHRIPLMTLSIGVVTNQFRRFSHTAEVSSLAGEMKTYAKSLPGSVYVVDRRQSVVGPGRGRTS, translated from the coding sequence ATGACCTCCGACCGGACGCTGGTCTTCTTCTCTCCCTCGGGCGCGCCGCTCCCCGAGCTCATCGCCCAGTTCGCGTCCGAGCGCCGGTTCGAGATCGACCGCCCCGGGACCGCCGCCGACGTGCTGGCCCTCGTCAACCGGGCCGTACCCGCCTGCCTGGTGTTGGACGCCCGCAACGGGGGCGGGGGGGAGAGCGCCCGCCTGGCCGCCGAGCTCAAGAACGACCCGTTCACATCCCTGGTGCCGATCGTCGTCGTCTACGAGGGTGGGGCGCGGGCGCGGTTCTCGGAAGGCCTGCAGGCCGGGGCCGACGAGGTCATCACGGACGTCGAGGAGGTGGCCGAGAACCGGCTCCGGCTCCACCTCGTCCTGCAGCGGGCCTCCCGGGACGTCAACGTCCATCCCACCACCCGCCTGCCGGGCACGGTCCAGATCGAGCGCGACCTCGGCGAACGCATGGCGTCGGGGCAGATGTTCGCCGTGTGCTACGCCGACCTGGACCACTTCAAGGAGTTCAACGACCGCTACGGCTACGCCAGCGGGGACCGGGTCATCCTGTTGGTGTCGCGGATCCTGCGGGACCTGGTCCGGGTGCTGGCACCCGGGGGGTTCGTGGGGCACATCGGCGGGGACGACTTCATCTTCAATGTCCCGCTCGAATACCTCGAGCCCTGTTGCGACGACATCCTTCAGGTCTTCGACGAGCTGATTCCCTACCAGTACACCGAGGAGGACCGGCAGGCGGGCTACTTCCTGGGCAAGGACCGCCGCGGCTCCATCCACCGGATCCCCCTGATGACCCTCTCCATCGGGGTGGTGACCAACCAGTTCCGGCGCTTCTCCCACACGGCCGAGGTCAGCTCCCTGGCGGGGGAGATGAAGACCTACGCCAAATCGCTCCCTGGCTCGGTTTATGTAGTCGATCGGCGGCAGAGTGTGGTCGGGCCGGGACGCGGCCGGACTTCCTAG
- a CDS encoding monovalent cation/H+ antiporter subunit D family protein, which produces MAAGRWIVSPILLPLIVPAVGAVAIGLLGRWPNLRETALLVTAAVLFWMVVGFYPEVIAGGRPGVTLLEVAPGLTLRLEIEPLGLLFALVASSLWILTSLYAIGYMRGHHEEHQTRFYIFFALAISSAMGVAFAGNLFTLFLFYEVLTFSTFPLVTHHGSEEARRAGRVYLGILLSTSVGLQLLAIAWTWVAAGTLDFREGGILAGHVSSAVVPVLLGLYVFGVGKAAVMPFHRWLPAAMVAPTPVSALLHAVAVVKAGVFSILKISVYVFGIDFLHAQGASVWLMWVAAATILLGSLVAFTKNNLKARLAYSTISQLSYIVLGAMLATRWGIVGGGLHIVMHAFGKITLFFCAGAIMVAAHKTEISEMDGLGRTMPVTFAAFLIGSLSIIGLPPAGGSWSKWFLALGALDAGQVGLVAVLMLSSLLSMAYLLIIPIRAFFLPPPPDDHHHGHEGIHEAPWPSLIALTATALLTIGLFFYPDPFYDLMLQVVGP; this is translated from the coding sequence ATGGCTGCTGGGAGGTGGATCGTGAGCCCGATCCTGCTCCCCCTGATCGTCCCCGCCGTGGGTGCGGTCGCCATCGGGCTCCTGGGTCGGTGGCCCAACCTGCGCGAGACGGCTCTGCTGGTCACGGCGGCCGTCCTGTTCTGGATGGTGGTCGGGTTCTATCCGGAGGTCATCGCCGGCGGGCGCCCGGGCGTCACGCTCCTGGAGGTGGCTCCCGGCCTGACGCTCCGTCTCGAGATCGAGCCGCTCGGGCTGTTGTTCGCGCTCGTGGCCAGCTCGCTCTGGATCCTCACCTCGCTGTACGCGATCGGGTACATGCGGGGTCACCACGAGGAACACCAGACGCGGTTCTACATCTTCTTCGCGTTGGCCATCTCGAGCGCCATGGGCGTGGCGTTCGCCGGCAACCTCTTCACGCTCTTCCTCTTCTACGAGGTCCTGACCTTCTCGACCTTCCCGCTGGTCACCCACCACGGCTCGGAAGAGGCGCGCAGGGCGGGGCGCGTCTACCTGGGGATCCTGCTCAGCACGTCGGTCGGGCTGCAGCTGCTGGCGATCGCCTGGACCTGGGTGGCGGCGGGCACGTTGGACTTCCGGGAGGGCGGCATCCTCGCCGGTCATGTGTCGAGCGCCGTGGTGCCGGTCCTGCTCGGACTCTATGTGTTCGGGGTAGGGAAGGCGGCCGTCATGCCCTTCCATCGTTGGCTGCCGGCGGCCATGGTCGCCCCGACGCCGGTGAGCGCGCTGCTCCATGCGGTAGCGGTCGTGAAGGCGGGTGTGTTCTCGATCCTGAAGATCAGCGTGTACGTCTTCGGCATCGACTTCCTGCACGCGCAAGGCGCCAGCGTGTGGCTGATGTGGGTGGCGGCCGCCACCATCCTGTTGGGCTCGCTGGTGGCGTTCACGAAGAACAATCTCAAGGCGCGGCTCGCGTACTCCACCATCAGCCAGCTTTCCTACATCGTGTTGGGAGCCATGCTCGCCACCCGGTGGGGGATCGTCGGTGGCGGGCTGCACATCGTGATGCACGCCTTCGGGAAGATCACCCTGTTCTTCTGTGCCGGCGCCATCATGGTGGCAGCCCACAAGACCGAGATCAGCGAGATGGACGGGCTGGGGCGCACCATGCCCGTCACGTTCGCTGCGTTCCTGATCGGGTCCTTGAGCATCATCGGGCTGCCTCCCGCGGGCGGCTCGTGGAGCAAGTGGTTCCTGGCGCTGGGCGCGCTGGACGCGGGGCAGGTCGGGCTCGTGGCCGTGCTCATGTTGAGCTCGTTGCTCTCCATGGCCTACCTGCTGATCATCCCCATCCGCGCGTTCTTCCTGCCGCCGCCGCCCGACGACCATCACCATGGGCACGAGGGGATCCACGAGGCTCCGTGGCCCTCGTTGATCGCGCTGACGGCGACCGCACTTCTGACCATCGGGCTCTTCTTCTACCCCGATCCCTTCTACGATCTGATGCTGCAGGTGGTGGGTCCATGA
- a CDS encoding Na(+)/H(+) antiporter subunit D, whose amino-acid sequence MGSLPPFVPFFLGALLVPFVRGVPRTLLLLLIPVVGGLNLAGLEMGQVLSADLLGYALMPLRVDRLSMLFGILFHIAAFIGLVYALHLKREDHDTVQHVSAVLYAGSALGAVFAGDLITLFVFWELLALTSVFLIWTRRKDSAVASGMRYLIIQVLSGVTLLAGIIVYAHDTGSIAFDFIGAESLGGKLILLGIGVKAAFPLLHTWLTESYPEGTATGTVFLSAFTTKVAVYTLARGFPGTESLVWIGAVMACYPIFFAVIENDLRKVLSYSMMNQIGFMVVGVGLGTSLSINGAVAHAFNDVLFKGLLFMSMGAVLHVTGTTKASELGGLWKTMPITTALCIVGALSISAVPLFNGFVSKAMIMTALLEEHQNVIWLVMLFASAGVVEHAGIKIPFFAFFAHDSGIRAKEPPVNMLAAMGIGAALCIVIGWFPGLLYARLPFAVDYTPYDVTHILTQTQLLLFAVGAVVALKFAGMYPPEIPSTNLDAEWFYRKLGPMVIRSVGGAVGAVDRSIRTVAVGSVRGVLRRSFRTHGPTGPLARTWPSGSMLLWVAILLSAILAFYYVGPPT is encoded by the coding sequence ATGGGTAGCCTGCCGCCGTTCGTCCCGTTCTTCCTGGGCGCGCTGCTGGTCCCCTTCGTCCGGGGTGTCCCGCGTACCCTGCTTCTGCTCCTGATCCCGGTCGTCGGCGGCTTGAACCTGGCCGGGCTGGAGATGGGCCAGGTGTTGTCGGCCGACCTGCTCGGCTACGCGCTCATGCCGTTGCGTGTCGACCGGCTCTCCATGCTGTTCGGCATCCTGTTCCACATCGCGGCGTTCATCGGCCTGGTCTACGCGCTCCACCTGAAGCGTGAGGACCACGATACCGTCCAACATGTGTCTGCGGTGCTGTACGCGGGGTCCGCCCTCGGCGCCGTGTTCGCGGGTGATCTCATCACCCTCTTCGTCTTCTGGGAGCTGCTGGCACTCACCTCCGTCTTCCTCATCTGGACCCGGAGGAAGGACTCGGCCGTCGCCAGCGGGATGCGCTACCTGATCATCCAGGTGCTGTCCGGGGTGACCCTGCTGGCGGGCATCATCGTGTATGCCCACGACACGGGCAGCATCGCCTTCGACTTCATCGGCGCGGAGTCACTGGGCGGAAAGCTCATCCTCCTCGGCATCGGCGTGAAGGCCGCCTTCCCGCTGCTCCACACGTGGCTGACCGAGTCCTACCCGGAGGGGACGGCCACCGGTACGGTCTTCCTCTCCGCGTTCACCACCAAGGTGGCGGTCTACACGCTGGCGCGTGGATTCCCCGGCACGGAGTCGCTGGTGTGGATCGGGGCGGTGATGGCGTGCTACCCCATCTTCTTCGCGGTCATCGAGAACGACCTGCGCAAGGTCCTCTCGTACTCGATGATGAACCAGATCGGCTTCATGGTGGTGGGCGTGGGACTGGGTACGTCGCTGTCCATCAATGGGGCGGTCGCCCACGCCTTCAACGACGTGCTGTTCAAGGGCCTCCTGTTCATGTCCATGGGAGCCGTGCTGCACGTCACAGGGACCACCAAAGCATCGGAGCTGGGCGGACTCTGGAAGACGATGCCCATCACCACGGCGCTGTGCATCGTCGGCGCGCTGTCGATCTCCGCCGTTCCGCTGTTCAACGGCTTCGTCAGCAAGGCCATGATCATGACGGCGCTCCTGGAGGAGCATCAGAACGTGATCTGGCTCGTCATGCTCTTCGCCTCCGCCGGTGTGGTGGAGCACGCGGGCATCAAGATCCCGTTCTTCGCCTTCTTCGCGCACGATTCGGGGATCCGCGCCAAGGAACCGCCCGTCAACATGCTGGCGGCCATGGGGATCGGCGCCGCCCTCTGCATCGTGATCGGGTGGTTCCCAGGCCTGCTGTACGCGCGCCTGCCGTTCGCCGTCGACTACACGCCGTACGACGTCACCCATATCCTCACGCAGACCCAGCTGCTGCTCTTCGCGGTGGGGGCCGTGGTCGCGTTGAAGTTCGCCGGTATGTATCCGCCGGAGATCCCGTCCACCAACCTCGACGCCGAGTGGTTCTACCGGAAGCTCGGTCCGATGGTGATCCGGTCGGTGGGGGGCGCGGTGGGTGCGGTCGACCGCTCCATCCGCACTGTGGCCGTCGGTTCGGTGCGAGGCGTGCTGCGGCGCTCCTTCCGCACCCACGGCCCCACCGGTCCGCTGGCAAGGACCTGGCCCTCCGGAAGCATGCTGCTCTGGGTGGCGATCCTCCTGTCGGCCATCCTGGCGTTCTACTACGTCGGGCCTCCTACATGA
- a CDS encoding non-canonical purine NTP pyrophosphatase produces the protein MRLLVATRSPDKSAEIRAILTGAVGWTITDLDEEGLVEESEEAGLEPFPTFEENAASKARWFAQRSGLPTVADDSGLMVDALAGAPGVHTKRFAPEPTDLPRDQANNRYLLERLAGRPPHERGARYVCVAAFAASPAVEPITFRGEVAGRILAQPAGKGGFGYDPLFQVPELGCTFAQASPEEKHALSHRGRAFRLLRAHLERLAPG, from the coding sequence ATGAGGCTGCTCGTGGCCACGCGGAGCCCGGACAAGAGCGCCGAGATCCGCGCCATTCTCACGGGGGCTGTCGGGTGGACGATCACCGATCTCGACGAAGAGGGATTGGTCGAGGAGTCCGAGGAAGCCGGGCTGGAGCCGTTCCCCACGTTCGAGGAGAACGCAGCGTCGAAAGCGCGGTGGTTCGCCCAACGAAGCGGCCTGCCCACCGTCGCGGACGACTCGGGGCTGATGGTCGATGCGCTCGCGGGGGCGCCGGGAGTGCACACCAAGCGGTTCGCCCCGGAGCCGACGGATCTTCCCCGGGATCAGGCCAACAACCGCTACCTCCTCGAGCGCCTCGCCGGTCGGCCTCCCCACGAACGGGGCGCCCGCTACGTGTGTGTCGCCGCGTTCGCGGCTTCACCGGCGGTCGAGCCGATCACCTTCCGCGGCGAAGTCGCCGGTCGGATCCTGGCCCAGCCGGCGGGGAAGGGGGGCTTCGGCTACGACCCGCTGTTCCAGGTTCCCGAGCTCGGCTGCACCTTCGCCCAGGCCTCCCCGGAGGAGAAGCATGCCCTGAGCCACCGCGGCCGCGCGTTCCGCCTGCTGCGAGCCCACCTGGAGCGCCTGGCCCCTGGGTGA
- a CDS encoding zinc-ribbon domain-containing protein, with protein MLFTVTCPGCGTDFPVDPRKVPEDGVYAQCSVCPQIFWVDREMLIPAPVATVTVQPRSGGAPQTAVRPAAPPVPSAVEPAPAAAPLAPPDETPAVEPEPIPAAPEKVVADTDAGAVETAPPVRADAAPAVEAVREAAPVEAPAAPAPEPAHAAATVAAPAAPAPGASPHAAPTFGRRDPHERAARLARVLVSDMIAYHPDRHRASLQAGTLADDFEDEILKSWSEYVQQVGKDMAESTDYWRDALNQVLARGTPVF; from the coding sequence ATGTTGTTCACCGTCACCTGTCCGGGGTGCGGCACGGATTTCCCGGTCGACCCCCGCAAGGTTCCCGAAGACGGCGTGTACGCGCAGTGCTCGGTCTGCCCGCAGATCTTCTGGGTGGACCGGGAGATGCTGATCCCGGCCCCGGTCGCCACCGTCACGGTCCAGCCCCGGAGCGGAGGGGCCCCGCAGACCGCTGTGCGCCCTGCGGCCCCCCCGGTGCCGTCGGCCGTGGAGCCGGCGCCGGCGGCCGCCCCCCTGGCGCCTCCGGACGAGACCCCCGCGGTCGAGCCGGAGCCCATCCCGGCGGCCCCGGAGAAGGTCGTGGCGGACACGGACGCGGGAGCGGTCGAGACGGCTCCCCCCGTGCGGGCGGACGCCGCGCCTGCCGTCGAAGCGGTTCGCGAGGCGGCCCCGGTGGAGGCACCTGCCGCTCCGGCCCCCGAGCCTGCCCACGCGGCGGCCACGGTCGCCGCCCCGGCCGCTCCTGCGCCGGGCGCCTCTCCCCACGCGGCACCCACGTTCGGCCGCCGCGACCCGCACGAGCGGGCGGCCCGACTGGCCCGCGTCCTGGTCTCCGACATGATCGCCTATCACCCCGATCGCCACCGGGCGAGCCTGCAGGCGGGTACGCTCGCGGACGACTTCGAGGACGAGATCCTGAAGTCGTGGAGTGAGTACGTCCAGCAGGTGGGGAAGGACATGGCCGAGAGCACGGACTACTGGCGCGACGCCCTCAATCAGGTGCTGGCCCGCGGAACGCCGGTGTTCTGA
- the rnr gene encoding ribonuclease R, with amino-acid sequence MSRVPDADRIQQVLRASRRGPLKPRDLARELGVEPQDYPALKRRLREMEDAGQVYRVRGKRYAVPASIDLVVGRLEVTRRGHAFLVTGEGQDDILVADTALDSAMDGDRVAVRVEGRSRGRRFGRVVRILERAHPTVVGTYRAARRFGTVRPADRALAKDILVPEGDAGEARTGDLVRVDIVSYGSDRAGPVGRVVEVLGAADAPGLDVLAVVHAHALPPSMPPAVEAAAQAAIASADTRPEPDRVDRTALHVLTIDPADARDHDDALSVEELPDGRTRVGVHIADVGHYVVSGSEVDAEALRRGTSVYLVDRVLPMLPEALSAGVCSLVAGEPRRVVTVFVDFDADGTVVGEAFERSWIRARHGLSYEQAQEVLEGRASIDAPTDAALQRLSTLAGVLRRGRKRRGSIDFDVPEARVVLEAGGSPIHIERRARWDSHRLVEDFMLLANETVARAGSKKGWPFLYRVHHAPDPERLDKLRELLAGIGYPLPDRVGPRVLQQVLERAEGRPEQPLVATSVLRAMMRARYASTDDGHYGLAARHYVHFTSPIRRYPDLHVHRVLAARLFGAPDGGEAWSEDPLAGLAEHLSRRERVADEAERDSVDLKKIEYMERHLGDDLAGRISNVTPFGFFVLPDDVFVEGLVHVSALGDDFYHFHEGSLSLVGEKRGRVYRIGDAVRVRVARVDRGERRIDFVLEGDAVPPPSRRGGRRR; translated from the coding sequence ATGAGCCGCGTCCCCGACGCGGACCGGATCCAACAGGTGCTACGCGCCTCGCGCCGCGGACCCCTCAAGCCTCGGGACCTGGCGCGTGAGCTGGGCGTCGAGCCCCAGGACTACCCGGCGCTCAAGCGCCGGCTGCGCGAGATGGAGGACGCCGGCCAGGTCTACCGCGTCCGCGGCAAGCGGTACGCGGTCCCCGCTTCCATCGATCTGGTGGTGGGACGCCTGGAGGTCACACGTCGGGGGCATGCCTTCCTCGTCACCGGCGAGGGGCAGGACGACATCCTGGTCGCGGACACCGCGCTCGACTCCGCGATGGACGGCGACCGCGTGGCCGTGCGCGTGGAGGGCCGCTCTCGCGGGCGCCGCTTCGGACGGGTGGTACGGATCCTGGAGCGTGCCCACCCGACCGTCGTGGGCACGTACCGGGCGGCGCGGCGCTTCGGCACGGTCCGCCCGGCCGACCGCGCCCTCGCCAAGGACATCCTGGTGCCGGAGGGGGACGCGGGGGAGGCGCGCACGGGAGACCTGGTCCGGGTCGACATCGTCTCCTACGGCTCCGATCGGGCGGGCCCCGTCGGACGCGTGGTGGAGGTGCTGGGGGCGGCGGACGCACCCGGGCTCGACGTGCTGGCCGTCGTGCATGCCCACGCGTTACCGCCGTCGATGCCTCCGGCCGTGGAGGCCGCGGCCCAGGCCGCCATTGCGTCCGCCGATACCCGCCCCGAGCCCGACCGCGTCGACCGCACCGCGCTCCACGTCCTGACCATCGACCCGGCCGACGCCCGGGACCACGACGACGCCCTGTCGGTGGAGGAGCTGCCGGACGGGCGGACGCGGGTCGGGGTGCACATCGCCGACGTGGGACACTACGTCGTCTCCGGGTCGGAGGTGGACGCAGAGGCGCTTCGTCGCGGCACCAGCGTCTACCTGGTGGACCGGGTCCTCCCGATGCTGCCCGAGGCGCTTTCCGCGGGCGTGTGTTCGCTCGTGGCCGGCGAGCCGCGTCGGGTCGTGACGGTGTTCGTCGATTTCGATGCGGACGGGACGGTCGTCGGGGAGGCCTTCGAACGGAGCTGGATCCGCGCCCGCCACGGCCTGAGCTACGAGCAAGCGCAGGAGGTGCTGGAGGGTCGAGCGTCCATCGACGCGCCCACCGATGCGGCCCTGCAGCGGCTGTCCACCCTGGCAGGCGTCTTGCGGCGCGGCCGTAAACGACGCGGATCCATCGACTTCGACGTACCCGAAGCCCGGGTGGTCCTGGAGGCCGGCGGCTCTCCCATCCACATCGAGCGCCGCGCCCGTTGGGACAGCCACCGGCTGGTCGAAGACTTCATGCTGCTGGCCAACGAGACGGTGGCTCGGGCCGGCTCGAAGAAGGGGTGGCCCTTCCTGTATCGCGTGCATCACGCCCCCGACCCCGAGCGGCTCGACAAGCTGCGCGAGCTGCTGGCGGGGATCGGCTATCCGCTGCCCGACCGGGTGGGACCTCGGGTCCTGCAACAGGTCCTCGAGCGGGCGGAGGGACGGCCCGAGCAGCCGCTCGTGGCGACCTCGGTGCTGCGGGCCATGATGCGGGCCCGGTACGCCTCCACGGACGACGGCCACTACGGGCTCGCGGCCCGGCACTATGTCCACTTCACCTCACCGATCCGACGCTACCCCGATCTGCATGTCCACCGCGTCCTCGCCGCCCGGCTCTTCGGAGCTCCCGATGGGGGGGAGGCGTGGTCCGAGGATCCGCTGGCCGGACTCGCGGAGCACCTCAGCCGGCGCGAGCGCGTGGCCGACGAGGCCGAGCGCGACAGCGTGGACCTCAAGAAGATCGAGTACATGGAGCGCCACCTGGGCGATGACCTCGCCGGTCGCATCTCCAACGTGACGCCCTTCGGCTTCTTCGTGCTCCCCGACGACGTGTTCGTGGAAGGGCTCGTCCACGTGAGCGCCCTCGGCGACGACTTCTACCACTTCCACGAGGGGTCGCTCAGCCTGGTGGGGGAGAAGCGCGGACGGGTGTACCGGATCGGGGATGCGGTCCGCGTGCGGGTGGCGCGCGTGGACCGTGGCGAGCGCCGGATCGACTTCGTGCTCGAGGGGGACGCGGTGCCCCCGCCCAGCCGGCGCGGCGGGAGGCGGCGGTGA
- the era gene encoding GTPase Era — MTRSGFVAVVGRPNAGKSTLLNALVGEHLAIVTPKAQTTRRRLTGIRSDEETQWVFIDTPGLLTPRTLFDTALLEGARLAIQDADVVLALLDGTGERPEDLERLAAALAEKPNVPVVIAISKSDLTDSRTATALEEWARGTLAPAAVHPISAIRGEGLDALLESLATHLPESPFYFPADDLSAESVRDLVAELVRETVLEHYRQEIPYAVLCTVEEYREADDPVYIQVTLHVERDSQKRILIGQKGAGIRELGTRSRGKIEDLIGRPVYLDLWVKVLKDWRKKAAVLARHGFPVPGEGDR, encoded by the coding sequence ATGACCCGCTCCGGGTTCGTCGCCGTGGTGGGTCGGCCCAACGCGGGCAAGTCCACCCTCCTCAACGCCCTGGTCGGGGAGCACCTGGCCATCGTGACGCCCAAGGCCCAGACCACCCGCCGTCGGCTCACCGGCATCCGCTCCGACGAGGAGACCCAGTGGGTCTTCATCGATACGCCGGGCCTGCTGACGCCCCGCACCCTCTTCGACACGGCCCTGCTGGAGGGGGCGCGCCTGGCCATCCAGGACGCCGACGTCGTCCTGGCCCTCCTGGACGGGACCGGCGAGCGGCCGGAGGACCTGGAGCGCCTGGCCGCAGCGCTTGCCGAGAAGCCGAACGTGCCCGTGGTGATCGCCATCTCCAAGTCGGACCTGACGGATTCCCGGACCGCGACCGCGCTGGAGGAGTGGGCCCGCGGGACCCTGGCTCCTGCCGCGGTCCATCCCATCTCGGCGATCCGGGGAGAGGGGCTGGACGCGCTCCTCGAGAGCCTGGCCACCCACCTTCCCGAAAGTCCTTTCTACTTTCCCGCCGACGACCTCTCCGCCGAATCCGTGCGGGATCTCGTGGCCGAGCTGGTCCGCGAGACCGTGCTGGAGCACTACCGCCAGGAAATCCCCTATGCCGTGCTGTGCACCGTCGAGGAGTACCGCGAGGCGGACGACCCCGTGTACATCCAGGTGACGCTCCACGTCGAGCGCGACTCCCAGAAACGCATTCTCATCGGGCAGAAGGGGGCGGGCATCCGCGAGCTCGGCACCCGTTCGCGCGGGAAGATCGAGGATCTCATCGGGCGTCCGGTGTATCTCGACCTATGGGTGAAGGTGCTGAAGGACTGGCGGAAGAAGGCGGCCGTGCTCGCGCGCCACGGCTTTCCGGTGCCCGGGGAGGGCGACCGGTGA